A single region of the Bdellovibrio bacteriovorus genome encodes:
- a CDS encoding DUF444 family protein: protein MSIREDNNRFREIVKGKVKEDLRKYVSQGEMIGKREEEYVKIPLPRIDIPNFRYGPKQQGGVGQGEGQPGQDVGDPGEGGQGQAGEAPGEHLLEVELSMEELADILGEKLQLPRIEPKGAKNIESLKTKFTGLAPVGPEGLRHFKSSYKRALKRMVGAGTYNPEEPLVLPIRRDMQYKSFKKVNQPQTQAVVIYMMDVSGSMGDEQKEIVRLESFWINTWLKKHYKGLETRFIIHDAAAKEVDEDTFFRTSESGGTLISSAYKLCQEIIQKDYPVHEWNIYPFHFSDGDNWSGEDTRLCIKMMTEFFLPNCNVFSYGQVESKYGSGQFLKDLQKEFGNDERLTLSQIENRDKILDSIKDFLGKGR from the coding sequence ATGTCGATTCGGGAAGACAATAACAGGTTCAGAGAAATCGTTAAGGGCAAGGTCAAAGAAGATCTTCGCAAGTATGTCTCCCAGGGCGAAATGATTGGGAAGCGAGAGGAGGAGTACGTTAAAATTCCTCTTCCTCGCATTGATATTCCTAACTTCCGCTACGGTCCCAAGCAACAGGGCGGTGTCGGTCAAGGGGAAGGTCAACCTGGTCAAGACGTCGGTGATCCAGGTGAAGGTGGACAAGGACAAGCCGGAGAAGCTCCTGGAGAGCATCTTTTGGAAGTCGAACTTTCAATGGAAGAGTTGGCAGATATTCTTGGTGAGAAGTTGCAACTTCCACGCATTGAGCCTAAAGGCGCAAAGAATATCGAATCCTTAAAAACGAAGTTTACAGGACTTGCTCCGGTGGGACCGGAAGGACTTCGTCATTTTAAATCTTCTTATAAAAGAGCTTTAAAGCGCATGGTGGGTGCTGGCACCTACAATCCGGAAGAGCCTTTGGTTTTGCCGATCCGCAGGGATATGCAATACAAGTCCTTCAAAAAAGTGAATCAACCACAAACCCAAGCCGTGGTTATTTACATGATGGACGTGTCGGGCAGTATGGGTGATGAACAAAAAGAAATTGTTCGTTTAGAAAGCTTCTGGATCAACACGTGGCTAAAGAAACATTATAAGGGTCTAGAGACTCGTTTCATTATTCACGATGCGGCCGCGAAAGAAGTGGACGAAGATACTTTCTTTAGAACCAGTGAATCCGGCGGAACTTTAATCAGCTCTGCGTATAAGCTCTGTCAGGAAATCATCCAGAAAGACTATCCTGTTCACGAGTGGAATATTTATCCTTTCCATTTCAGTGACGGTGACAACTGGTCGGGTGAAGACACTCGTTTGTGTATTAAGATGATGACTGAATTCTTCCTTCCGAACTGCAACGTCTTTAGTTACGGGCAGGTGGAAAGTAAATACGGAAGTGGTCAGTTCCTTAAAGATTTACAAAAAGAATTTGGCAACGACGAAAGACTCACTCTGAGCCAAATCGAAAACCGCGACAAGATCCTTGATTCTATCAAGGACTTCTTGGGTAAAGGCCGCTAA